In Mus caroli chromosome 19, CAROLI_EIJ_v1.1, whole genome shotgun sequence, a genomic segment contains:
- the Smndc1 gene encoding survival of motor neuron-related-splicing factor 30 isoform X2 — MEVIELTKDLLSTQPSETLTSSDSFASTQPTHSWKVGDKCMAVWSEDGQCYEAEIEEIDEENGTAAITFAVYGNAEVTPLLNLKPVEEGRKAKEDSGNKPMSKKEMIAQQREYKKKKALKKAQRIKELEQEREDQKVKWQQFNNRAYSKNKKGQVKRSIFASPESVTGKVGVGTCGIADKPMTQYQDTSKYNVRHLMPQ, encoded by the exons ATG gaagTAATAGAACTGACCAAAGACCTTCTGTCAACTCAGCCTTCAGAGACGCTTACAAGCTCAGACAGTTTTGCTTCTACTCAGCCCACTCACTCATGGAAAGTAGGGGACAAGTGCATGGCCGTGTGGAGTGAAGACGGACA GTGTTACGAAGCGGAGATTGAAGAGATAGATGAAGAAAACGGCACCGCTGCAATCACCTTTGCTGTTTACGGCAATGCCGAAGTGACACCATTGCTGAACCTCAAGCCtgtagaagaaggaaggaaggcgaAAGAGGACAGCGGCAACAAACCCATGTCAAA aaaagaaatgatcGCCCAGCAGCgtgaatataaaaagaaaaaagctttgaAAAAAGCACAGAGGATAAAAGAGCTGGAGCAGGAGCGAGAGGACCAGAAGGTGAAATGGCAGCAGTTCAACAACAGGGCGTACTCGAAGAACAAGAAAGGCCAG GTAAAGAGGAGTATTTTTGCTTCTCCAGAAAGTGTAACGGGCAAAGTTGGAGTAGGAACTTGTGGAATTGCGGACAAGCCCATGACACAATATCAAGATACATCCAAGTACAATGTCAGGCATTTGATGCCTCAGTAG
- the Smndc1 gene encoding survival of motor neuron-related-splicing factor 30 isoform X1 gives MSEDLAKQLASYKAQLQQVEAALSGNGENEDLLKLKKDLQEVIELTKDLLSTQPSETLTSSDSFASTQPTHSWKVGDKCMAVWSEDGQCYEAEIEEIDEENGTAAITFAVYGNAEVTPLLNLKPVEEGRKAKEDSGNKPMSKKEMIAQQREYKKKKALKKAQRIKELEQEREDQKVKWQQFNNRAYSKNKKGQVKRSIFASPESVTGKVGVGTCGIADKPMTQYQDTSKYNVRHLMPQ, from the exons ATGTCAGAGGATCTAGCAAAACAGTTGGCTAGCTACAAAGCTCAACTCCAGCAAGTAGAAGCTGCTCTTTctggaaatggagaaaatgaagatCTATTGAAACTGAAAAAGGATTTGCAA gaagTAATAGAACTGACCAAAGACCTTCTGTCAACTCAGCCTTCAGAGACGCTTACAAGCTCAGACAGTTTTGCTTCTACTCAGCCCACTCACTCATGGAAAGTAGGGGACAAGTGCATGGCCGTGTGGAGTGAAGACGGACA GTGTTACGAAGCGGAGATTGAAGAGATAGATGAAGAAAACGGCACCGCTGCAATCACCTTTGCTGTTTACGGCAATGCCGAAGTGACACCATTGCTGAACCTCAAGCCtgtagaagaaggaaggaaggcgaAAGAGGACAGCGGCAACAAACCCATGTCAAA aaaagaaatgatcGCCCAGCAGCgtgaatataaaaagaaaaaagctttgaAAAAAGCACAGAGGATAAAAGAGCTGGAGCAGGAGCGAGAGGACCAGAAGGTGAAATGGCAGCAGTTCAACAACAGGGCGTACTCGAAGAACAAGAAAGGCCAG GTAAAGAGGAGTATTTTTGCTTCTCCAGAAAGTGTAACGGGCAAAGTTGGAGTAGGAACTTGTGGAATTGCGGACAAGCCCATGACACAATATCAAGATACATCCAAGTACAATGTCAGGCATTTGATGCCTCAGTAG